The following are from one region of the Maribacter aquivivus genome:
- a CDS encoding TlpA family protein disulfide reductase translates to MHLRIVYFLILGVVFVGCKEEKTKTVAPEVIEAVVEKISTSTYEDLEGNPIELSDYKGKRVLLNYWATWCRPCIEEMPDMEKAQTILEQENYAFLFASDQSVKKILAFKEARGFQLDFIKFNGMYAEENVSALPATFIYNEVGEQVLRFDGGLKWDSPEMIEKLRAVK, encoded by the coding sequence ATGCATTTAAGAATAGTATATTTTTTGATTTTAGGGGTTGTATTTGTTGGCTGTAAAGAAGAAAAAACCAAGACAGTAGCACCTGAAGTAATAGAAGCTGTGGTAGAAAAAATTTCCACTTCAACTTATGAAGATTTAGAAGGTAATCCTATAGAATTAAGCGATTACAAGGGTAAACGTGTATTGTTGAACTATTGGGCAACCTGGTGCAGACCTTGCATTGAAGAAATGCCGGATATGGAGAAAGCACAGACGATTCTAGAACAAGAAAACTATGCATTTCTATTTGCATCTGATCAATCGGTTAAGAAGATACTAGCTTTTAAGGAGGCGCGCGGATTTCAATTAGATTTTATAAAATTCAATGGCATGTATGCCGAAGAAAATGTTAGTGCCTTGCCAGCAACATTTATATATAATGAAGTAGGGGAGCAGGTATTGCGTTTTGATGGCGGATTGAAGTGGGATAGTCCTGAAATGATCGAAAAACTTAGAGCGGTAAAGTAA
- a CDS encoding nuclear transport factor 2 family protein, protein MKNIKRITLILALIGTTFSIAQESIIPKDKLVDTVHENETEYDSLKNTDTIKKELLKLSKYKWQWMADKDVDKLAVLFHDKSKFVHMSGSWKKDRELEIIESGSIWYKNAAVHDVAVEVFGDDTAVLWNRITLTAHVRGNDVSNEFTVTEVYKKEANDWKLLDLTFSSVRDTHKIEH, encoded by the coding sequence ATGAAAAATATAAAGAGAATCACCCTTATTTTAGCCCTCATAGGAACTACTTTTTCAATTGCACAGGAGTCCATTATCCCGAAAGATAAACTAGTAGATACCGTACACGAGAATGAAACGGAATATGATTCCTTAAAAAATACAGATACTATTAAAAAAGAGCTTTTAAAATTATCAAAATACAAATGGCAATGGATGGCAGACAAGGATGTTGATAAATTGGCTGTGCTTTTCCACGACAAATCCAAATTTGTACATATGAGCGGTTCTTGGAAAAAGGACAGGGAACTTGAAATTATTGAATCGGGCAGCATTTGGTATAAAAACGCAGCGGTTCATGATGTTGCTGTGGAAGTATTTGGAGACGATACCGCTGTACTCTGGAATAGAATCACCTTAACTGCCCACGTTCGTGGCAACGATGTTTCTAATGAATTTACAGTAACCGAAGTCTATAAAAAAGAAGCTAATGATTGGAAGCTGCTTGATTTAACCTTTAGCAGTGTGCGCGATACACACAAAATAGAACATTAA
- a CDS encoding DUF4251 domain-containing protein produces MRSSFIFLLTISILFGCSSSKTAISDSHAIHSLVASKQIEFTATSANPTVTQSLNAVANSGLIPPGSTISRIDLMGNGNYLKIFGDSVSANLPYYGERQFGGGYGSATGIEFNGLPDNYTQEFNSDKQKYTISFQVTDTSDRYTIYIDIYPSKSSVVSVNMANRNAIQYNGNINAIKENE; encoded by the coding sequence ATGAGAAGCTCATTTATATTTCTATTGACCATTAGTATATTGTTTGGCTGTTCCTCTTCAAAAACTGCAATTAGCGATTCACATGCTATTCATAGTTTGGTAGCGTCAAAGCAAATAGAATTTACGGCAACATCTGCCAACCCAACAGTAACACAAAGTTTAAATGCTGTTGCAAATAGCGGACTCATTCCGCCAGGTAGTACCATTTCACGTATAGATTTAATGGGTAATGGTAATTACCTAAAGATTTTTGGTGATAGTGTATCGGCGAACTTACCTTATTATGGAGAACGCCAATTTGGTGGTGGTTATGGTTCTGCTACAGGAATTGAGTTTAACGGGCTGCCAGATAATTATACACAAGAATTTAATAGCGATAAGCAGAAGTATACCATAAGCTTTCAAGTAACCGACACATCTGATCGGTATACTATTTACATTGATATCTATCCTAGCAAGTCAAGTGTTGTTTCTGTAAACATGGCAAATAGAAATGCAATTCAATATAATGGTAACATAAATGCTATTAAAGAAAACGAATAA
- a CDS encoding carboxymuconolactone decarboxylase family protein, with amino-acid sequence MKMRLIMCLFIVLGYQLNAQNTEVATVRLSEQEKGIILIASYTAQGKLVNLRDALNEGLNNGLTINEIKEVLVHLYAYAGFPRSIRGLQTFLGVLDDRKSKGIIDERGVEASPISETQDKYDIGKKILESLVGRSLDGPKPAYQEFSPEVDRFLKEHLFADIFERDVLSHKQRELVTISVIASLGTLEPMLKSHLNLSLNVGWQQEQLLQFTKVLEGTTTTENATAAKIVLKEVLDNRK; translated from the coding sequence ATGAAAATGAGACTTATAATGTGTTTATTTATTGTTCTTGGATATCAATTGAACGCTCAAAATACTGAAGTAGCTACGGTTCGTTTATCAGAACAAGAAAAGGGTATCATTTTAATTGCTAGTTATACGGCACAGGGCAAGTTGGTAAACCTGAGGGATGCTCTAAACGAAGGCTTGAACAACGGACTTACAATCAACGAAATCAAAGAGGTTTTGGTGCATTTGTATGCCTATGCCGGTTTTCCAAGAAGTATACGTGGGTTGCAAACTTTTTTGGGAGTTTTGGATGACCGAAAAAGCAAAGGAATAATAGATGAAAGAGGAGTGGAAGCATCTCCGATTTCCGAAACACAAGACAAATATGATATAGGCAAGAAAATTTTAGAAAGCTTGGTAGGTAGGTCTTTAGACGGACCAAAGCCTGCATATCAAGAATTCTCACCAGAGGTGGACCGATTCTTAAAAGAACATTTATTTGCCGATATTTTTGAGCGCGATGTGCTTAGCCATAAACAGCGTGAATTGGTAACCATATCGGTAATTGCAAGTTTGGGAACCTTAGAGCCCATGTTAAAAAGCCATTTAAATCTTTCGTTAAACGTTGGTTGGCAACAAGAACAATTGCTTCAGTTCACCAAAGTACTAGAAGGAACTACGACGACCGAGAACGCAACAGCAGCAAAAATTGTACTTAAAGAAGTACTTGATAATCGAAAATAA
- a CDS encoding FKBP-type peptidyl-prolyl cis-trans isomerase, with translation MSKVKADSQVKVHYTGKLSNGQIFDSSIDREPLEVKLGQGSLIPGFEKGLLDMEANDKKTIVIAKEDAYGEKQKELFQTVPKSELPQEMEPKVDMALMATNADGSERQLRVAEVNENDIVVDANHPLAGEDLTFELELVEVK, from the coding sequence ATGAGTAAAGTAAAAGCAGATAGTCAGGTAAAAGTACATTACACAGGTAAACTAAGTAATGGTCAAATATTTGATAGTTCAATAGATAGAGAGCCTTTAGAAGTAAAATTAGGACAAGGTAGTTTAATACCAGGTTTTGAAAAGGGATTGTTAGACATGGAGGCAAACGATAAGAAGACTATCGTTATCGCTAAAGAAGATGCATACGGTGAAAAGCAAAAAGAGCTTTTTCAAACTGTACCAAAATCAGAATTGCCACAAGAAATGGAGCCAAAAGTAGATATGGCACTTATGGCAACCAATGCAGATGGTAGTGAAAGACAATTACGTGTTGCAGAAGTAAACGAAAATGATATCGTTGTAGATGCAAACCACCCTTTAGCTGGTGAAGATTTAACCTTTGAATTAGAATTGGTTGAAGTTAAATAA
- a CDS encoding nuclear transport factor 2 family protein → MNTKIILIALLSVFSIGLTFSQTLVEQEIKELSKNKWQWMADKDTEKLGQLFHENAQYVHMGGYWGTERELGIIKSGGIWYKEAIVKDATVAVTGDTAILLNTITLVAEVGGNEVTNPFVVTEEYQKIGGSWKLLNLSFVKQMVRE, encoded by the coding sequence ATGAACACCAAAATAATTTTAATTGCACTTCTTTCTGTATTCAGCATTGGGCTAACCTTCTCACAAACCTTGGTTGAGCAGGAAATTAAAGAGCTCTCGAAAAACAAATGGCAATGGATGGCAGATAAGGACACCGAAAAACTGGGCCAACTATTTCATGAAAATGCCCAATATGTACATATGGGCGGATATTGGGGCACCGAGCGTGAATTGGGAATTATTAAAAGTGGCGGTATATGGTATAAAGAAGCGATTGTTAAAGATGCTACTGTAGCTGTAACAGGTGATACTGCGATACTTCTTAACACCATTACCCTGGTGGCAGAAGTAGGCGGTAACGAAGTGACCAACCCGTTTGTAGTGACCGAAGAATACCAAAAAATAGGGGGGAGCTGGAAACTGCTAAACCTCTCTTTTGTAAAACAGATGGTTAGGGAATAA
- the hpf gene encoding ribosome hibernation-promoting factor, HPF/YfiA family — protein MNINFEYDDVKASNRLEIMAAEKLEKLLDKFDFIVRSDVFFKKENTSSPDSGMVCNIRLSAPGPRLFAQSSSASFEAAIASSIEDLQRQLEKRKAKMQSH, from the coding sequence ATGAATATCAATTTTGAATACGACGATGTAAAAGCAAGCAACCGATTAGAGATAATGGCTGCTGAAAAATTAGAGAAATTATTGGATAAATTCGATTTTATTGTAAGATCCGATGTTTTCTTTAAAAAGGAGAATACCTCTTCCCCTGATTCAGGTATGGTATGTAATATACGCTTGAGTGCACCAGGTCCTCGCCTGTTCGCACAGTCGTCTTCTGCTAGTTTTGAAGCTGCAATTGCTTCATCTATAGAAGATTTACAACGACAATTGGAAAAAAGAAAAGCAAAAATGCAGTCTCATTAG
- a CDS encoding cold-shock protein has product MSTGTVKFFNDAKGFGFITEEGSNEEHFVHISGLVDEIREGDEVEFELTQGKKGLNAVNVKVID; this is encoded by the coding sequence ATGAGTACAGGAACAGTAAAATTCTTCAACGATGCTAAAGGCTTCGGATTTATTACAGAAGAAGGTTCAAACGAAGAACATTTCGTTCACATTTCAGGATTAGTTGATGAGATTCGCGAAGGCGATGAAGTTGAATTCGAACTAACCCAAGGAAAAAAAGGATTAAACGCAGTTAACGTAAAAGTTATAGATTAA
- a CDS encoding alpha/beta hydrolase, which yields MIKLNYLFVLGSTLLLIGCTEQSKQVTQKPIKSNDVISIQQQGTFAVGGTVKKSPGEFDPIAHGAFNPSNQSNVGQTLHGDHASVLYQIPTEPRNLPLVFWHGYGQSMRTWQSTPDGREGFQSIFLKKRFPVYLLDQPRRGLAGQSSAPKTIEARTEDQLWFGIFRMGEGVNFYPDIQFSKDPEALNQFFRRSTPDTGPLSINLNIDAVTALFEKIGEGILVTHSHSGGQGWSTALKNDRIKAIVAYEPGSNFIFPDNDIPDPIAYVGGTLSAKGIPAEEFKKLTKIPIVIYYGDYIPETEVENPGQDQWRAALRMAKKWTKAVNDAGGDVSLVVLPEIGIKGNTHFPMSDLNNQQIADLMYDWLKEKELN from the coding sequence ACTATCTATTTGTACTTGGAAGCACATTACTTCTTATTGGCTGTACCGAACAAAGCAAACAGGTAACTCAAAAACCTATAAAGTCTAATGATGTTATCTCTATTCAACAACAGGGTACTTTTGCCGTTGGCGGTACGGTTAAGAAAAGCCCAGGGGAATTTGACCCTATTGCTCACGGAGCATTCAATCCTTCAAATCAAAGTAATGTGGGACAAACGCTTCACGGGGACCATGCTTCGGTTTTATATCAAATTCCTACAGAACCACGTAATCTCCCATTAGTATTTTGGCATGGTTACGGTCAGTCTATGCGTACATGGCAAAGCACCCCAGATGGTAGAGAAGGCTTTCAAAGTATTTTTCTAAAAAAACGTTTCCCTGTATATTTATTAGATCAGCCCAGAAGGGGACTGGCAGGACAAAGTTCAGCACCAAAAACAATTGAGGCAAGAACCGAGGATCAACTATGGTTCGGTATATTTAGAATGGGAGAGGGAGTTAATTTTTATCCAGACATTCAGTTTTCGAAGGATCCCGAAGCTCTAAATCAATTTTTCCGTCGCAGTACTCCAGATACGGGACCTTTAAGTATCAATCTCAATATTGACGCTGTTACCGCATTGTTTGAAAAAATTGGTGAAGGAATACTTGTTACCCATTCCCACAGTGGCGGACAAGGTTGGAGTACCGCTCTAAAGAATGACCGCATAAAAGCTATTGTAGCTTACGAACCTGGTAGTAATTTTATTTTTCCTGACAATGACATTCCAGACCCTATCGCTTATGTGGGCGGAACATTAAGTGCCAAAGGTATTCCGGCGGAAGAATTTAAAAAACTGACCAAAATCCCCATTGTAATCTATTATGGGGATTACATTCCTGAAACTGAAGTCGAAAATCCTGGTCAAGATCAATGGCGTGCTGCACTTCGTATGGCAAAGAAGTGGACCAAAGCAGTTAATGATGCCGGAGGAGATGTAAGCTTAGTAGTATTACCTGAAATTGGCATTAAAGGCAATACACACTTCCCCATGTCCGATTTAAACAATCAACAAATAGCCGATTTAATGTATGACTGGCTTAAAGAAAAAGAATTGAATTAA
- a CDS encoding FKBP-type peptidyl-prolyl cis-trans isomerase, producing the protein MKYFAILLLVTTMISCGSSDDNSPTPLEPIDYTDINEKEINVYLTENNLVSETTASGLHYIIENPGDGAKPSASSNVTVAYKGYFLDGAVFDQNNAGFTTGLDKVIAGWTEGIQLFNEGGNGMLLVPAHLGYGSFDYSSIPGGSVLIFDIELISVN; encoded by the coding sequence ATGAAATACTTTGCTATTCTGCTACTGGTAACTACTATGATATCTTGTGGATCTTCTGATGATAATAGTCCTACTCCCCTTGAGCCTATTGATTATACCGACATCAATGAAAAGGAAATAAACGTGTATTTAACCGAAAATAATCTAGTATCGGAAACTACAGCTTCTGGTTTACATTATATCATAGAAAACCCTGGTGACGGCGCAAAACCATCTGCGTCTTCTAATGTAACCGTTGCTTATAAAGGGTATTTTCTTGATGGTGCTGTTTTTGACCAAAATAATGCGGGCTTTACTACAGGACTTGACAAAGTAATAGCTGGCTGGACAGAAGGTATTCAACTATTTAACGAAGGTGGAAATGGCATGTTATTAGTACCTGCGCATTTAGGTTATGGTAGTTTTGACTATAGCTCCATACCTGGTGGTTCTGTTTTGATTTTTGATATTGAATTGATTTCTGTTAATTAA
- a CDS encoding cupin domain-containing protein has product MKINPLYSIFFILALLIGCNETKEIHKDAALFSKGEKIINENFTGTAWLNMLATPDSLNTMYAGLVTFESGARTNWHSHPAGQILIVIKGEGYYQEEGKSKRVLRQGETIKCLPNIKHWHGASQNSEFAHIAISSRDKGPAQWFKPVLDEKYNGKSE; this is encoded by the coding sequence ATGAAAATTAATCCCCTATATAGTATATTTTTTATTTTAGCCCTGTTGATTGGTTGTAATGAAACAAAAGAAATTCACAAGGATGCTGCCTTATTTTCAAAAGGTGAAAAAATCATCAATGAAAATTTTACGGGCACCGCGTGGCTAAATATGTTGGCTACACCAGATAGTTTAAATACCATGTATGCCGGCTTGGTCACTTTTGAATCTGGCGCACGTACTAACTGGCATTCGCATCCTGCGGGACAAATTCTCATTGTTATCAAAGGTGAAGGCTATTACCAAGAAGAAGGAAAAAGTAAACGTGTGCTTCGCCAAGGCGAAACCATAAAATGCCTGCCCAACATAAAACATTGGCATGGGGCTAGCCAAAATTCCGAATTTGCTCATATAGCAATTTCAAGTCGCGATAAAGGACCCGCGCAGTGGTTTAAACCGGTTTTAGACGAAAAATATAATGGTAAATCTGAATAA